A window from Malania oleifera isolate guangnan ecotype guangnan chromosome 7, ASM2987363v1, whole genome shotgun sequence encodes these proteins:
- the LOC131159823 gene encoding APO protein 4, mitochondrial-like, with protein sequence MALRKKFWFNILEDFYFGCKCSQYFSSKVDFRKLRPMILKRIERRATDYPIRGFVPVAFDVLKARALLIQGVSTLLNVFPVMACKFCSEIYVGGNGHSIQTCHGYRRRAKSQVHEWISGGLNDILVPVKTFNLPSMFHEVIKHQQRFDFKRVPAVVELCLRAGAYPCDDDLYSSSITDGVEGAQSLPSQDLSQVARVTLKAWESLRCGVQKLLLVHPGKVCKHCSEVHVGPSGHRGRLCGVFKNESWRGTHFWKKADVDDLVPPNIVWRRRSHDPPVLLDKGRGFYGRAPAVIDLCMQAGAIAPSKYFCMMKMQGISEPISN encoded by the exons ATGGCCTTGAGGAAGAAGTTTTGGTTTAATATTTTGGAAGACTTCTATTTTGGCTGCAAATGTTCTCAATACTTCAGCTCAAAAGTGGACTTCAGAAAGCTCAGGCCAATGATTCTCAAAAGAATTGAAAGAAGGGCTACAGACTATCCAATTCGAGGCTTTGTACCTGTTGCATTTGATGTCCTTAAGGCCAGGGCCCTTCTCATTCAGGGTGTGTCTACCCTTCTCAATGTTTTTCCTGTCATGGCCTGCAA GTTCTGTTCAGAAATATATGTTGGTGGGAATGGTCACTCAATCCAGACATGTCATGGTTACAGACGCCGTGCTAAGAGCCAGGTTCATGAATGGATCAGTGGTGGCTTGAATGACATACTTGTCCCGGTAAAAACCTTTAACCTACCATCCATGTTCCACGAAGTCATTAAACATCAACAAAGATTTGATTTTAAGCGTGTTCCTGCAGTTGTTGAGCTTTGCTTGCGGGCAGGGGCATATCCATGTGATGATGACTTGTACTCCAGCAGCATCACCGATGGTGTTGAAGGAGCTCAGTCTCTGCCATCCCAAGACTTGAGTCAAGTAGCCAGAGTAACATTGAAGGCATGGGAGTCACTTAGATGTGGGGTGCAAAAGTTATTATTGGTTCATCCAGGTAAGGTTTGTAAACACTGTTCGGAAGTTCATGTGGGGCCATCTGGGCATAGGGGTAGACTTTGTGGGGTATTCAAGAATGAGAGTTGGCGTGGAACCCACTTCTGGAAGAAAGCGGATGTTGATGATTTGGTGCCTCCAAATATTGTATGGAGGCGGCGGTCTCATGACCCTCCTGTGCTGCTGGACAAGGGACGCGGTTTTTATGGGCGTGCACCTGCTGTGATTGATCTTTGTATGCAGGCTGGTGCTATTGCACCGAGCAAGTATTTTTGTATGATGAAAATGCAGGGCATATCAGAACCTATTTCGAATTGA